A genomic stretch from Shewanella woodyi ATCC 51908 includes:
- a CDS encoding proline--tRNA ligase, translating into MRVSKYLLSTQKETPADAEVISHQLMLRAGMIRRNASGLYSWLPTGLRVLRKIEAIVREEMNKAGSVEILMPMVQPADLWVETGRFEKFGPELLRFQDRHNRDFVLGPTHEEVITDIVRKEVNSYKQLPLNLFQIQTKFRDEVRPRFGVMRSREFLMKDAYSFHLDQETMDETYESMFQAYSNILTRLGLAFRPVIADTGSIGGSMSHEFHVLANSGEDLIAYSTGSDYAANIEKAESPMPTQTRGEATQEMSLVDTPNAKTIAELVEQHGVAIEKTVKTLIVKGSSEEAPLVALVIRGDHDLNEVKAEKIPAVHAPFEFADEADIRKAVGAGPGSIGPVGLEIPVYIDHGVSVMSDFAAGANQDNKHLFGINWERNLPQAEAFDLRNIIEGEASPCGQGTIALLRGIEVGHIFQLGKNYSEAMNANVLDQNGKAQTLLMGCYGVGVSRMVAAAIEQNHDDRGIIWPDAIAPFRVGILPMNMHKSHRVQDMAEQLYKDLSDAGIEVLFDDRKERAGVMFADMELIGLPHVVVIGDRNIDAGVFEYKNRRTGEKQEVPFDQIVEFLKSAQ; encoded by the coding sequence ATGCGCGTTAGCAAGTACCTGCTTTCAACACAAAAAGAGACCCCTGCTGATGCAGAGGTGATCAGTCATCAATTAATGTTACGTGCCGGCATGATCCGTCGTAACGCTTCAGGCCTTTACAGCTGGTTGCCGACAGGACTTCGTGTGCTGCGCAAGATAGAAGCCATTGTCCGTGAAGAGATGAATAAAGCCGGTTCTGTTGAGATACTGATGCCTATGGTTCAGCCCGCTGATCTTTGGGTCGAAACTGGCCGCTTTGAGAAGTTTGGTCCTGAGTTGTTGCGTTTTCAGGATCGCCACAACCGTGATTTCGTACTTGGCCCAACTCACGAAGAGGTGATCACAGATATCGTTCGTAAAGAGGTTAACTCTTACAAACAGTTACCTTTGAACCTGTTCCAGATCCAAACGAAGTTCCGTGATGAGGTTCGTCCTCGTTTCGGTGTGATGCGTTCACGTGAATTCTTGATGAAAGATGCCTACTCTTTCCATTTAGATCAAGAAACCATGGACGAGACCTATGAATCTATGTTCCAGGCTTATAGCAATATTCTGACTCGTCTAGGCTTAGCTTTCCGTCCTGTGATTGCAGACACTGGCTCTATCGGCGGCAGCATGTCACACGAGTTCCATGTACTGGCAAACAGTGGTGAAGACTTAATCGCTTACTCAACAGGTAGTGATTACGCTGCAAATATCGAGAAAGCTGAGTCTCCAATGCCAACCCAGACCCGTGGTGAAGCTACGCAAGAGATGAGCTTAGTTGATACACCCAATGCTAAGACTATCGCAGAGCTTGTTGAGCAGCACGGCGTTGCTATCGAAAAAACAGTTAAAACGCTTATTGTTAAAGGCTCATCAGAAGAAGCACCTCTTGTGGCTCTTGTTATTCGTGGCGACCACGACCTTAACGAAGTTAAAGCTGAGAAGATCCCAGCCGTTCATGCACCTTTCGAGTTTGCTGACGAAGCTGATATTCGTAAAGCAGTGGGTGCAGGCCCAGGCTCTATCGGTCCAGTAGGTCTTGAAATCCCTGTTTATATCGATCATGGCGTCAGCGTGATGAGTGATTTCGCAGCTGGTGCAAATCAAGATAATAAGCACCTATTTGGCATTAACTGGGAGCGCAATCTTCCACAAGCCGAAGCATTCGATCTACGTAACATCATCGAAGGTGAAGCCAGTCCTTGTGGTCAAGGTACTATCGCACTACTTCGCGGAATCGAAGTCGGTCACATCTTCCAGTTAGGTAAGAACTACTCAGAAGCGATGAATGCGAATGTACTTGACCAAAATGGTAAGGCGCAAACCTTACTCATGGGTTGCTATGGTGTTGGTGTGAGCCGTATGGTTGCCGCTGCAATCGAGCAGAACCACGACGACCGCGGTATCATCTGGCCAGATGCGATTGCACCTTTCCGCGTTGGGATCTTACCGATGAACATGCATAAGTCTCATCGCGTTCAAGATATGGCAGAACAGCTATATAAAGATCTAAGCGATGCAGGTATCGAAGTCTTGTTTGACGATCGTAAAGAGCGCGCTGGTGTGATGTTTGCCGACATGGAATTGATTGGTCTTCCTCACGTTGTCGTGATTGGTGACCGTAATATCGATGCAGGTGTATTCGAGTATAAAAACCGCCGCACAGGTGAGAAGCAAGAAGTGCCATTCGATCAAATCGTTGAGTTCTTAAAGTCGGCTCAATAA
- a CDS encoding N-acyl-D-amino-acid deacylase family protein has protein sequence MIRNLYLFLLILLPALQGCSSDNQLPPQASSKVAKVDILIHSGQVFNSKSKRLEPMDLAVCGTIICDIYPRGSKQIRAKRRIDAKGKVVSPGFIDPHTHALVELKSHDNNHNLNYLTQGVTTVIIGNDGDGSADIDKLSKELLANGIGTHVGMLVGHGAVRQQVMGKAKRMPTSKELNAMESLVEQAMAQGALGFSSGLYYVPQNYASTEEVIALAKVAARYHGIYDTHLRDESSFSIGLLPAVDEAIAIATQANVHLHLAHLKALGVDVWGQSGAVIDKVEQAQSQGISISADQYPWLASGTKLDNAIMPKWVMADSQNAFFKRLNDPALYQQLNREITENLRRRGGGKALLITAFDEQQLIGKTLEQIAIALDKSEVDAAIELVQRGEVRVASFNMLEQDLANFIVKPWVVTSSDGTDGHPRKYASFPQKYQEYVKQNSLLTLEEFIYQSSTKTAEILGLSKRGLLGVGMFADIVILDTENYRAQADFSHWERYSKGVEAVLINGQLAIDKQQYTGALAGQVLKQ, from the coding sequence ATGATTAGAAATTTATATTTATTTCTCTTAATCTTGCTGCCCGCTTTGCAGGGATGTTCAAGTGACAATCAATTACCGCCCCAAGCATCTTCTAAAGTTGCGAAGGTGGATATTTTGATCCACTCAGGTCAAGTGTTTAACAGTAAGAGTAAGCGGTTAGAACCGATGGATTTGGCGGTTTGTGGCACTATTATTTGTGATATCTATCCAAGAGGAAGTAAGCAAATAAGGGCGAAGAGAAGGATAGATGCCAAAGGGAAAGTGGTGAGTCCTGGCTTTATCGATCCCCACACTCATGCTTTAGTCGAGCTTAAAAGCCATGATAACAACCATAACCTCAACTATCTGACCCAAGGTGTCACTACAGTCATTATCGGCAATGATGGTGATGGTAGCGCTGATATCGATAAGCTGAGTAAAGAGTTATTAGCCAATGGTATTGGCACTCATGTCGGCATGCTGGTGGGTCATGGCGCAGTGCGTCAGCAAGTGATGGGTAAAGCGAAACGAATGCCCACAAGCAAAGAGCTTAATGCAATGGAGTCACTGGTTGAGCAAGCGATGGCCCAGGGGGCGTTGGGGTTTTCATCGGGTCTTTATTATGTGCCGCAAAACTACGCGAGTACAGAAGAGGTGATTGCGCTGGCGAAAGTGGCTGCTCGATATCATGGGATCTATGATACTCACCTTCGTGATGAGAGCAGCTTTAGTATCGGTTTATTACCCGCTGTTGATGAAGCGATTGCGATTGCAACGCAAGCTAATGTTCATCTGCACCTTGCACACTTAAAAGCACTTGGCGTCGATGTATGGGGGCAAAGCGGTGCTGTGATAGATAAAGTTGAACAAGCTCAATCTCAAGGGATCTCAATTTCGGCGGATCAATACCCCTGGCTTGCATCAGGTACTAAGCTAGATAACGCCATCATGCCTAAATGGGTGATGGCGGATTCTCAAAACGCTTTTTTCAAACGCTTAAATGATCCTGCGCTCTATCAACAGCTCAATCGTGAGATAACTGAGAATCTGCGCCGTCGAGGCGGTGGTAAGGCCCTGCTTATTACTGCGTTTGACGAGCAACAACTCATCGGGAAAACCTTAGAGCAGATCGCTATCGCATTGGATAAATCTGAAGTGGACGCCGCAATTGAACTGGTGCAGCGCGGCGAGGTGAGAGTGGCTTCTTTCAATATGTTAGAGCAAGATCTAGCGAACTTTATCGTTAAACCTTGGGTGGTGACCTCATCAGATGGCACCGATGGTCATCCAAGGAAATATGCTTCGTTTCCGCAAAAGTACCAAGAGTATGTAAAGCAAAATTCGCTGTTAACCCTTGAAGAGTTTATCTACCAAAGCTCCACAAAAACAGCGGAGATATTAGGTTTGAGTAAAAGAGGGCTGCTAGGTGTAGGCATGTTTGCTGATATTGTTATTTTAGATACAGAGAACTACCGTGCACAAGCCGATTTCTCTCACTGGGAGCGTTATTCAAAAGGGGTTGAAGCTGTACTTATTAATGGCCAGTTAGCGATAGATAAACAGCAATATACAGGGGCGTTAGCGGGGCAGGTATTAAAGCAGTGA
- a CDS encoding M14 family metallopeptidase, translated as MLFPYKLVTAVFYTGLSLLFFTACQSVSTSNENNCHFANVKFETDFSTGRLDRCQQLSDTRFLLTLRPENRPINDSAWYAFKLVTQSPQEVEIVMEVEGGKHRYLPKVSRDGEIWSLKEYKLRSQQLKMHFAATDQPIWVAGQEIIDNQDYLEWGEALMAQGKANHEQLGLSTEQRPIMKLEASTDKEGKEWLLVLGRQHPPELTGAMALFPFSEVLLSNTQLAKEFRERFNIVIIPNLNPDGVEVGNWRHNANGVDLNRDWGKFKQAETRVVASYLERLIASGDKIHFAVDFHSTRKDIFYTMPSDYGLQNPQMVEHWLDELDNQYTGFKVIQQPGNNPDIGVFKQYIADKYGVHAITYEMGDNTNRRFIDNLAINAANSLMQTMLASKPVE; from the coding sequence ATGTTGTTTCCCTATAAATTAGTTACGGCTGTTTTTTATACTGGATTATCACTGCTTTTCTTTACTGCTTGTCAGAGTGTTTCCACTTCGAACGAAAATAACTGTCATTTCGCCAATGTTAAGTTTGAAACTGACTTTTCAACGGGTCGGCTTGACCGTTGTCAGCAACTCAGTGACACGCGATTTTTACTGACCTTGCGTCCTGAAAATAGGCCGATTAATGACAGTGCTTGGTACGCCTTCAAACTGGTAACCCAATCCCCCCAAGAGGTGGAGATTGTGATGGAGGTCGAAGGGGGCAAACATCGATATCTACCCAAAGTAAGTCGTGATGGCGAGATTTGGTCGCTTAAAGAGTACAAATTGAGGAGCCAACAGCTCAAGATGCACTTTGCTGCTACAGACCAACCTATCTGGGTTGCAGGGCAGGAGATCATCGATAATCAAGATTACCTAGAGTGGGGCGAAGCGTTAATGGCTCAAGGAAAGGCAAACCATGAGCAACTTGGCTTGTCGACTGAGCAGCGCCCTATTATGAAGCTAGAGGCGAGTACAGACAAAGAGGGTAAAGAGTGGTTGTTGGTGCTGGGGCGTCAACATCCCCCTGAGTTAACAGGTGCTATGGCACTGTTTCCATTTAGCGAAGTGTTACTGTCGAACACTCAGCTTGCTAAGGAGTTTAGGGAGAGGTTTAACATTGTCATTATTCCAAACTTGAATCCTGATGGCGTAGAGGTGGGTAACTGGCGCCATAATGCGAATGGCGTTGATCTCAATAGAGATTGGGGGAAGTTTAAACAGGCTGAAACTCGTGTCGTGGCAAGCTACCTTGAACGTTTGATTGCATCGGGAGATAAGATCCACTTTGCCGTAGATTTTCATTCGACTCGAAAAGATATCTTCTACACTATGCCGAGTGATTATGGGTTACAAAACCCGCAGATGGTGGAACACTGGTTAGATGAGCTAGACAACCAATACACAGGTTTTAAGGTGATTCAACAACCAGGTAATAATCCAGATATAGGCGTATTTAAGCAGTATATTGCCGATAAGTATGGGGTTCATGCCATCACTTATGAGATGGGAGATAATACCAACAGACGATTTATCGACAATCTCGCGATAAATGCCGCAAACAGTCTGATGCAGACCATGCTCGCATCGAAGCCAGTAGAGTAG